The genomic DNA TCGGAACCTGAACTCCTGCCGGAACCCGAGATATCGCGGAGACGAACCCGGGGCACCACAATGGCGCGACGCTGGGCAAAGCGGTGATGAACCCAGGGCAACGCTGTGATGAACCCCGTCGGCAGGTAACCCGCATCGTTCGCTGTCATGATCGGCACGCAACCACAGCAGGGACGGAGGCGCGACATGCTCGAGGTGGCCGAGGTCGGTAACACGATCAGCAAGGCGGACTACAAGGCGGCAGTGCCGCAACTGAGGGTCGACCTGATCAACGCTCAATACGACCTGCGGAACGCCGATTTCTCAGTGATCATCTGGATCGCCGGCGATGACCGGATCGCAGCCAACGAGATGGTCAATCGTCTGAATGAATGGATGGATGCGCGATACGCCAACACCAGGGTCTTTCTCGATCCCACCGAGGAGGAGCAGGAACGGCCTCAGTTGTGGCGGCTGTGGCGCTCGTTGCCCAAGAAGGGTCGTGCGTCGATCTTTGTCGGTGGCCTCATGCGGGCAGCCTCGATGCGCGCCAACGATGAGATCAGCGAGGGGCAGTTCAGCAGTTGGCTGCGCCACATCTCCTTGATGCAGCAGCAACTGGTCGCGGACGGAACCCTGGTCCTCAAGTTCTTTCTGCACACACCGGAGAAGAAGCAGCGCAAGAAGTTGCGAAAAGCCGAGCAAGACCCAGAGGCTGGGTGGCAGATCGATCAGCGAGACTGGGCTGCACTGGACCAGATGAACCCCGTCCTGCCGATCGCGGAGCGGATCCTGAGAGAAACCAGTGCCCCGGGTGCGCCGTGGACCATTGTCGAGTCCACGAACAACCGCTACCGCGACCTCACCGTCGCCCGCACCATTCTCACCGCCCTTCAAGGCCGGTTGGAGTCGAAAGCGAACCACGGCCCGGCGGTGGCTGATTCGTTGTTCAGTGATCTCGAAGGCGAAGCCAACGTGCTCAGTGGCGTCGACCTGTCCCAGTCACTGGACAAGGCCACCTATCGGGCGCAGTTGGCGAAGCAACAGGCGAAGTTGCGCAAGCTCTCCCTCGAGGCCCGCAAGCGCGGCATCAGCACCGTCCTGGCCTTCGAAGGGTGGGACGCCGGCGGAAAGGGCGGCGCGATTCGGCGGGTCACGCAGGCGCTGGAGGCCGGCGACTACCGCGTCATCCCCGTGGCCGCTCCTACCGAGGAGGAACAGAAGTTCCACTACCTGTGGCGGTTCTGGCGCGATCTGCCTCCCGCTGGCCGCTTCGTCATCTTCGATCGCACCTGGTACGGACGCGTCCTCGTCGAGCGCATCGAGGGCTTCGCGGAGCCCGCCGAGTGGCAGCGCGCTTACGACGAGATCAACGACTTCGAGGCGCAGATGGTCGAACGGGGTTATTACGTCGCGAAGTTCTGGCTCCATATCTCCCAAGAGGAGCAACTGGCGCGGTTCGAAGCGCGTGAGGACACCCCTTACAAGCAGCACAAGATCACCGAAGAGGACTATCGCAACCGCGAGAAATGGGACGACTACGTCCAGGCGATCGATCAGATGGTGCTGCGTACCACCGCCGACCGCGCGCAGTGGCACGTGATCCCCGCCAACGACAAGTACTTCGCGCGGGTCGCGGTGTTGAAAGCCATCAACAAAGGGCTCCAGCGCGTGTTGCGCGACTCGTGACCGCCCTTCACCACTGACCGCGTTGCGGTCACGACGAGTCGGCTTGGTCCCACCGAAGCAAAGCTTCGATCCACCGATCCACCGGCTGCTGCGCGTCACCATCGAGGCGCCCTGGCTTCGTTACAGCCACTCAACAGTGGCCCGCACTGCCCTCGCGCCTGTGCCTTGCCATGCCACCCCGCTGGTGACGCTCGCTGGGGGCCCCTCCCACGTCGAAGCCGTGGGGGAGCCGAGGATCGGTGGATTGAAGCTAAGGTGACGGCATGCCGCGGACTTCAACCGCCGACCTTCAAGAAGTCCTGTTCGATTCGGACTCGTGGCGGTCATGGGATGCACCGATGCCCGACCCCCCCGGCGACGCTTCCTATCTCGACGAGTTGGCGCGTGCTCGAGCTGCCACCGGCAGCGATGAATCCATCACCACCGGATCGGCTCGTATCGACGACCAGCCGGTCGCCGTGGTGGCCGGTGATTTCGACTTCCTCGCCGGTTCGGTGGGGATGGCCTCCGCCGCCCGCATCGTTGCCGCGGTGGAGCGGGCCACCGCGCTGGGCCTGCCACTGATCGGTCTGCCCACATCCGGTGGGACCCGGATGCAGGAAGGAACTCCGGCATTCCTCGAGATGGCCGGCATCGCGTCCGCCCTGCGCCGACACACGGGCTCCGGACTGCCGTACCTGGTGTATCTGCGCCACCCCACGACAGGTGGTGTGTTCGCCACCTGGGGATCCCTCGGCGACATCACGTTCGGCGAACCGGGTGCGCTGACGGGTTTCCTGGGCCCCCGGGTGTACGCGGGGCTGTACGGGCGGGAGTTCCCCTCCGGAGTCCAGACCAGCGAAGGGCTGGCTGCTGCCGGAGTCATCGACGGTGTCGCCTCACCGTCCGAGTTCCGCTCCCTTGCCGCCGCGGCCATCGAGATCTGGCGCTCCCGACCGGGCAGTGAGGTGCCGGCAGGGTGGGAGACCCCCGGCCCGATGGTCAGCCATCTGCCCGCCGCACGAGCCCCGGAACATCACGAACCCGGCGTCGCCGACGATGCCTGGTCCGCGATCGTCGCGACCCGAGACGAACACCGATCCGGCGCCGGCGAACTGCTCGCGGCCCTCGACATGGTCGTGGAACTGTCGGGGACCGGTGCTGGCGAACGGGCGGCGGCCACAGTGTTGGCCCTTGCCCGACTGGACGATCAGGGCTTTGTGGTCGTGGCCCAGGACCGCGCCGCCCAACGACAACTCGCCGCCGGGGATCCCGCGGCCGGCATAGGGCCCGCCGATCTGAGGGTGGCCCGCCGGGGCATGAGGCTTGCCGAGCGCTGGGGGTTGCCCCTGGTCACAGTGGTGGACACGCAGGGCGCCGAGCTGAGCGCACGAGCAGAGTTCGGGGCCTTGGGCGGAGAGATTGCCCGCTGCCTGGCGGATCTGTCGGAACTGCGGGTCCCGACTCTGTCCGTACTCCTCGGCGGGGGCGGTGGAGGTGGTGCCTTGGCGCTGTTGCCGGCAGATCGGGTGATCGCTGCCGCAGACTCGTGGGTGACACCGCTGCCGGTCGAGGGTGCCTCCTTGATCCGGTTCCGAACCACCGATCGAGCCGCGGAGGTCGCCGCCAATCAGCACATCCGGGTGGCGGACCTCGCGCATGTCGGCGCTGTAGACAGAATC from Candidatus Nanopelagicales bacterium includes the following:
- a CDS encoding carboxyl transferase domain-containing protein; protein product: MPRTSTADLQEVLFDSDSWRSWDAPMPDPPGDASYLDELARARAATGSDESITTGSARIDDQPVAVVAGDFDFLAGSVGMASAARIVAAVERATALGLPLIGLPTSGGTRMQEGTPAFLEMAGIASALRRHTGSGLPYLVYLRHPTTGGVFATWGSLGDITFGEPGALTGFLGPRVYAGLYGREFPSGVQTSEGLAAAGVIDGVASPSEFRSLAAAAIEIWRSRPGSEVPAGWETPGPMVSHLPAARAPEHHEPGVADDAWSAIVATRDEHRSGAGELLAALDMVVELSGTGAGERAAATVLALARLDDQGFVVVAQDRAAQRQLAAGDPAAGIGPADLRVARRGMRLAERWGLPLVTVVDTQGAELSARAEFGALGGEIARCLADLSELRVPTLSVLLGGGGGGGALALLPADRVIAAADSWVTPLPVEGASLIRFRTTDRAAEVAANQHIRVADLAHVGAVDRIVAEPVAECAVWSAVLSEELARLVARGVDPAGRRWPAGQVEG
- the pap gene encoding polyphosphate:AMP phosphotransferase — its product is MLEVAEVGNTISKADYKAAVPQLRVDLINAQYDLRNADFSVIIWIAGDDRIAANEMVNRLNEWMDARYANTRVFLDPTEEEQERPQLWRLWRSLPKKGRASIFVGGLMRAASMRANDEISEGQFSSWLRHISLMQQQLVADGTLVLKFFLHTPEKKQRKKLRKAEQDPEAGWQIDQRDWAALDQMNPVLPIAERILRETSAPGAPWTIVESTNNRYRDLTVARTILTALQGRLESKANHGPAVADSLFSDLEGEANVLSGVDLSQSLDKATYRAQLAKQQAKLRKLSLEARKRGISTVLAFEGWDAGGKGGAIRRVTQALEAGDYRVIPVAAPTEEEQKFHYLWRFWRDLPPAGRFVIFDRTWYGRVLVERIEGFAEPAEWQRAYDEINDFEAQMVERGYYVAKFWLHISQEEQLARFEAREDTPYKQHKITEEDYRNREKWDDYVQAIDQMVLRTTADRAQWHVIPANDKYFARVAVLKAINKGLQRVLRDS